The following are encoded together in the Terriglobales bacterium genome:
- the fusA gene encoding elongation factor G, whose product MKVYEGANVRNLAVVGHGHAGKTSLVAAMLHVAGATPQMGRVDSGTTVTDFDDEEIARQMSISSAIGVAEWNQAKLNLIDTPGFNMFVHEAKLALPAVESVMLVVDGVAGVEVVTDRVWQYAEEYALPRIIVGGRMDRERADMGRMLESLTGAFGRTVIPVQLPIGAEKNLSGVVDLVKMKAYTYEMGGNGKGKEGEIPANLAEAAKAAHEKLVELVAEGNDALMEEFFDKGTIGEEHLVAGLREAIRERRIYPALFSSGLGNIGADRLLDFCVDYLPAATSRAPVQGVAAPNNGEPPARKVADSEPCSLFVFKTVSDPFAGRISFYKVYSGVLKNDATLQNFTKSTTEKLSHISVMQGKTAVAIAEVHAGDIGAVAKLKDTLTGDTLGDKSAPIQYPKVSLPEPAITFAIEPKTRADEDKLANGIHKLMEEDAQLRFFRDPQTKEFLIAGTGQQHIEVVVSKLKKRYHTEVNLKAPKVPYRETIRGKADVQGRHKKQTGGHGQFGDCKIKMEPLARGAGFEFVNDIFGGAIPKNFIPAVEKGIIETAVRGFLAGYPMVDFRVILYDGSYHEVDSSELSFKLAGRIAFKKAMETAKPTLLEPIMKVEITVPDEFAGTIMGDLNSRRGRIQGMDNKAGKTVIKAEVPMAEMLTYGVELTSMTQGRGSFAMEMDHYDIVPAQQQEKIITAAKAARAGEVEEEE is encoded by the coding sequence GTGAAGGTTTACGAAGGCGCCAATGTCCGCAACCTGGCCGTGGTGGGCCACGGCCACGCCGGCAAGACCTCCCTGGTGGCCGCCATGCTCCATGTGGCCGGAGCCACCCCGCAGATGGGGCGGGTGGACTCCGGCACCACCGTCACCGACTTCGACGACGAAGAGATCGCCCGCCAGATGTCCATCTCCAGCGCCATCGGGGTGGCCGAGTGGAACCAGGCCAAGCTCAACCTGATCGACACTCCCGGCTTCAACATGTTCGTGCACGAGGCCAAGCTGGCCCTGCCCGCGGTGGAGTCGGTCATGCTGGTGGTCGATGGCGTGGCCGGGGTGGAAGTGGTGACCGACCGCGTCTGGCAGTACGCCGAGGAGTACGCGCTGCCGCGCATCATCGTGGGCGGGCGCATGGACCGTGAGCGCGCCGACATGGGGCGCATGCTGGAGTCGCTGACCGGGGCCTTTGGCCGCACCGTCATTCCCGTGCAGTTGCCCATCGGCGCCGAGAAGAACCTCTCCGGGGTGGTGGACCTGGTCAAGATGAAGGCCTACACCTACGAGATGGGGGGCAACGGCAAGGGCAAGGAGGGCGAGATCCCGGCCAACCTGGCCGAGGCCGCCAAGGCCGCCCACGAGAAGCTGGTGGAGCTGGTGGCCGAGGGCAACGATGCCCTGATGGAAGAGTTCTTCGACAAGGGCACCATCGGGGAAGAGCACCTGGTCGCGGGCCTGCGCGAGGCCATCCGCGAGCGCCGCATCTATCCCGCACTGTTTTCTTCCGGGCTGGGCAACATCGGGGCCGACCGCCTGCTGGATTTCTGCGTGGACTATCTGCCGGCCGCCACTTCGCGCGCCCCCGTGCAGGGCGTGGCCGCGCCCAACAACGGCGAGCCTCCCGCGCGCAAAGTGGCCGACTCCGAGCCCTGCTCGCTCTTCGTCTTCAAGACCGTCTCCGACCCCTTCGCCGGGCGCATTTCTTTCTATAAGGTGTACAGCGGGGTGCTGAAGAACGACGCCACCCTGCAGAACTTCACCAAGAGCACCACCGAGAAGCTCTCGCACATCTCGGTGATGCAGGGCAAGACGGCGGTGGCCATCGCCGAAGTGCACGCCGGCGACATCGGGGCGGTGGCCAAGCTCAAGGACACGCTCACCGGCGACACCCTGGGCGACAAGAGCGCGCCTATCCAGTATCCCAAGGTCTCGCTGCCCGAGCCCGCCATCACCTTCGCCATCGAGCCCAAGACCCGCGCCGACGAAGACAAGCTGGCCAACGGCATCCACAAGCTCATGGAGGAAGACGCGCAACTGCGCTTCTTCCGCGATCCCCAGACCAAGGAGTTCCTGATCGCCGGCACCGGCCAGCAGCACATCGAGGTGGTGGTCTCCAAGCTCAAGAAGCGCTACCACACGGAAGTGAACCTGAAGGCGCCCAAAGTGCCCTACCGCGAGACCATCCGCGGCAAGGCCGACGTGCAGGGGCGGCACAAGAAGCAGACCGGCGGCCACGGCCAGTTCGGCGACTGCAAGATCAAGATGGAGCCGCTGGCGCGCGGCGCCGGTTTCGAGTTCGTCAACGACATCTTCGGCGGCGCCATCCCCAAGAACTTCATTCCCGCGGTGGAGAAGGGCATCATCGAGACCGCGGTGCGCGGCTTCCTGGCCGGCTATCCCATGGTGGACTTCCGCGTCATCCTCTACGACGGCAGCTACCACGAAGTAGACTCCAGCGAACTCTCGTTCAAGCTGGCCGGCCGCATCGCCTTCAAGAAGGCCATGGAGACGGCCAAGCCCACCCTGCTCGAGCCCATCATGAAGGTGGAGATCACCGTGCCCGACGAGTTCGCCGGCACTATCATGGGCGACCTCAACTCGCGCCGCGGACGCATCCAGGGCATGGACAACAAGGCCGGCAAGACCGTCATCAAGGCGGAGGTGCCCATGGCCGAGATGCTGACCTACGGCGTCGAACTCACCTCCATGACCCAGGGTCGCGGCAGCTTCGCCATGGAGATGGACCACTACGACATCGTCCCCGCGCAGCAGCAGGAGAAGATCATCACCGCCGCCAAGGCCGCGCGCGCCGGCGAGGTCGAGGAAGAAGAGTAG